TAACTTCAACATCCACAATTGAGTCACCATCTTTAAGATTGATAATCTTAACCCCTTTAGTGTTACGTGAAGCTTCTGAGATTTGATCTATATTTGTTCTAATTGTTACACCTGAAGAGGTAATCACAAGTAATTCATCTGTGATATTAACAAATCTAGCAAATACTAATTTACCAGCTTTTTCTGAATTAATTCCAGTTACACCTTTAACACCACGGTTAGTTAATCTGAATTGTTCTTTAGCAGTTAATTTACCAAATCCTCTTTCTCCAAGTGTTAAAACATATTCACCTTCATTATCAGCTGAAGCAGAAATTACTTCTTGACCTTGCTCAAGTTTAATACCTTTAACTCCTAGAGATGAACGTCCTAGTGGTCTAACATCATCAGATTTAAACATAACAACATTTTTAACATTATTAGCAATTAACACAGCATCGTTTTCATCTATCACAAAGGCACGAACTAATTGGTCTCCTTCACGAAGTTTAAAGGCAATAAGACCATTTTTTCTAATATTGCTAAATAAGCTAAGTTCTGATTTCTTAAACATACCTTGTTTTGTAACTGTAGCAAGATATTGGTTTTGACCATATGAGTCTATGTTTAAGATAGAAACAATTTTTTCTCCATTTTCAGCATCGAGTCCTTGAATGATATTGATAAATGGAAGCCCTTTAGATTGTTTAGAACCTTCAGGAATTTGGTGACCTCTAAGGTTATAAACTTTTCCATAGTTTGAGAATAATAGCAAGTCAGTATGTGTTGAAGCATGAATAATCATTGCTATATCATCATCGTCATATGTTTTCATAGAAATTGAACCCATACCACCACGACGTTGAGTATTGTATTCATCTAGGTCCATACGTTTCACATATCCTTTTGAAGACATTGTAATAACAATTTCTCTTTCAGGGATTAAATCTTCATCTGAAATAATACCGATAGCACTAGCATCAATAACTGTTCTACGTGGATCATTGTATTTTTCTTTAACTTCTTCAAGTTCAGATACAATTTGGTCTATTAATTTTTCTTCTGAGGCAAGAATTTCTTTGTAATGAGCAATTTCAGCTTTTAATTCAGCAATTTCAGCATCCATTTTTTCAATACTTAATCCAGTAAGTCTGCTTAAACGCATTTCTAAGATAGCTTTAGTTTGTCTTTCGCTTAAATTAAATCTTTGTGCAAGCGCACTTTGCGCATCTGCATCAGTTTTAGATTTTTTAATAATTGCAACAACTTCATCAATATTTGAAACAGCGATTTTTAATCCATCTAAAATGTGTGCTCTTTCTTCAGCTTTATTTAAATCGAATTTTAATCTACGTGTTACAACTTCTTTTTGGTGTTGAATAAACACTTCTAAAGCTTCTTTTAAATTAAGTGTTCTAGGTTCATTATTTACAATAGCAACTAAGTTAAAGTTAAATGTAGATTGAATATTTGATTTTTGATATAACTTGTTAAGTAAAATATGTGGATTTACACCTTTTTTAACATCAATTACAAGTCTAATTCCTTCACGGTTAGATTCATCTCTTAAATCAACAATTCCTTCAATAACTTTAGCTTTATGTAATTCAGCTATTTTTTCAATAATTGTTGTTTTCTTAATAGCGTAAGGAATTTCACGGATAATGATTTTGCTTTTTCCATTACTTTGTTCAATAACTTCACATTTTGAACGAACCGGAATACTTCCTTTTCCTGTTTCGTAAGCTTCTTGAATCCCTTTAGTTCCTAAAATAATAGCTCCAGTTGGAAAATCTGGTCCTTTGATATATTGCATTAATTCTTTAATGGTAATATCAGGATTTTTAGCAAGAGCTATTGTAGCATCAATTGTTTCTCCAAGGTTATGAGGTGGAATTTCTGTAGCCATACCAACAGCAATACCTGAAGAACCTGAAACTAGTAAGTTAGGGAAACGACAAGGAAGCACTGTAGGTTCTTGTTCACTTCCATCATAGTTATCTACAAAATCAACTGTATCCTTTTTAATTCCTTCTAGCATTTCAGTTGCGATTTTAGCCATTCTAGCTTCTGTATAACGCATAGCGGCTGCTGCATCACCATCGATTGACCCAAAGTTACCATGTCCATCAACAAGTGGATAACGCATTGAGAAGTCTTGAGCCATACGCACCATAGCTTCATAAACTGATGCATCACCATGTGGGTGGTATTTCCCTAAAACATCCCCGACAATACGAGCTGATTTACGGTGTTGACTTCCTGGAGTAATTCCAAGTTCACTCATATCGTAAAGAATTCTACGGTGAACCGGTTTAAGACCATCTCTAGCATCTGGTAAAGCACGAGACACAATAACACTCATTGAGTATTCAAGGAATGATTGTTTCATCTCATTATCAATTACAACTGGGTGTAATCCTTCAGTTGGTTCGGTAATAATTTGAGATTCAACAACATATTCATCGTTTTCTTGAGGTACTTCTTCTTCATCTTCTTCAACTACAACTTCTTTTTTCTTTCTAAAAATCATTGTGTTGTTTTCTTCATATTCAAATTCTGTATCTTCTTGAATTGTTACTTTTTTCTCTTCGTTTTCTAAAATTTTATCTTTTTCGTTCATTTTAACCTCATAATTTAATTAATATAATTAATTAAATTATATAGTTTTTTTTACTTTTGCTAAATAATACAAGGTACTAATAAGCCTATGGGATAGCTTTAAAAGTATTTTTTTACTAGATAAAAAAATAATCAGCACTTAACTGATTATTTTGTACCTAATTTTTTAGGTTGCTGTATTTCTTCAACTTTAGTTTCATCTTTATCATTTAATCATTCTAAAGCGTTTGTAACATTAGCTACTTCACCTATGATAGTAACAATATCACCTATTTGAATTATAGCATCCCCAGTAGCTCTTTTAAAAGTATTACCTGATTTAATTAAAACAATAGTAATTCCCATCTGAGATAGTTTTAAATCTTTAATACGTTGATTTTCTAGTTGTTCATTATTAACTTTAGTTGATCCAATAACAAAGTTTCCACCGATTTCTTGTAAGTTTTGACTGTAACGAATAAAGTTACTATTTGTAGCAATTAAAGCAGCTCTAATACCTGATTCATATTCTGGACGAATAATAACATCCACACCGATTTGTTTAAGCACTCTAGCATGACGTTTTGAAGTTGCTCTAGCAATAATGTTTTTAACTTTAAGTTCAAGTAAAGCAGCTACTATTTCAATGTTATCTGAAACAGCTACAACCACTGTTTCCATTTGATCAATACCAATTGATTTAAGTGTTCTAGTATCAGCAGCATCTCCAATAATAATACGGTCAACTTCATCAGCAAATAATTTAGTATTTTCTGAATCTTTGTCTAAGATTAAAACGTTTCTTTCAAGCTTAAGAAGCTGCTCTATAACAGCTTGGCCAAAACGCCCTGTTCCAATAACAACAATATCATTTTTATATTTTAATTTCATAAGTATCTCCTAACCGATAGCGATATCAGCATCAACGTATTCATAAGTACGTTTTCAATTCTTTTTACGTTTTCAAACAAGTAATGTTGAAGAAATTCCAAATTGTCCAATGAACATAACAATAATTAAGGCAATTTTAGAAACTGTATTTAATTGACTAGTTATTCCAGAAGTAAGTCCAGTAGTTCCGAAAGCACTAGCAACTTCAAAGACTATATTTTGAGTCGTGAATCCTTCATTAGCATTTCTAGCTCCTAGTAGTGATTTTACACTTCCACCATAATCAGCAAATGATGAAAACATCACTAAACTAGCAAGCGCAATAAGTACAAAAGCAATTGCAAGTACTTGTGAAGACATATTAACAGTTTCTTGGTTAACTGCTCGTTTAAATAATCTAACCCGTGGAATTCCAAATAATACACGAATAATTCCAGCAATAATTAAAGCAAATGTAGTGGTTCTAATTCCACCTCCAGTTGAAGCGGGAGCTGCTCCTATAATCATCATAAAGATAAACACAAAAGTAGAACCTTGAGTAAAGTGTTTGATGTTTACTGTTGCAAATCCAGCACTACGTGTAGAAAGCGCAGTAAATAAAGTTGCAAAGGTTTTATCAAATCCATTACCATATAAATATCCATTATCAATGTATGGTTTTAAGTATTTTCAATTTTCGATAGTAGCTTCACTAGCTAATTTTTTATCTTTTAAAAGAGATCATTGATTATAGCTACTACTTAAATCAATTTCTTGTCCATTAATATCATTTAATTGAATTTTTTCAGGTACATAATATTGATTTCATAATGAATAAGCATTTGTTGAAGAAGCTTCAAAACCAATTGAAATTAAGAATCCGACTAAAAATACCAGTAAGTAAGTAACTAAAGAAACTTTAGTAAATAAAGAAAAATGGTATCTAGCTTTTTCTCTACGAATTTTATGTTTCATGTAGCAGGATACATCATAAATTGTAGGATATCCAAGTCCACCGATAACAAGTAAAATAATGAATGAAATTTGTAAGAAGTAATTTTGATAATAAGGCATTAAGCTGCGGTTTGACATAATATCAAATCCAGCATTATTAATAGCTGAAATAGTATGGAAAATACCAAATTTTAAAGCAAGTTGAATATTTCCTCTTGGCGAAACAAATTCTAAATCACCATTTTTAATCATTTCATCCATTCCTTTAGTATGGATTGGTTCAGCATAATAAAAATAAAGTGTAAGAATAATACTAAAGATAAAAATGCAAACAAATAAGAATTTAATTGATGAAATAATTAATTGACTAGTTTTAGCAATATCAGTTCCACCCCGCTCACTTTGCACTAATTTAATTTCAGCAAGTGAAGATGATTTACGTCTAAAAATATAAGTAATAATGAAAAACTTCAGTGCAAATATTCCAATTCCCCCAGATAGAATTAAAATTGCAATCAGTGCTTGACCAAAGTCATTTCATTGCTTAAAGGTATCAGTAACCACTAGCCCAGTATCACTAAAAGCTGAAGCTGTAGTAAATACTGCATCAATGTAAGAAATTCTTTCAGCTGTGGAAACTTGTGTTCAAGGTGAATATAATAATAAACTAGAAACTAAAACAATAATGAAATATACAAAGAGTAAATATTTGAGTTTTGAAACGTTTGATTTCCAACGTCAAAATCTTATTAAACTCTGTATAAATTTACTGCTAGCAAGTTTACTTTTAAAGTTATATTTTAATCGCTTCATTAATCCTCTTTATTATTAAATATTTCAATTATTATGATTATATAGAAATTTATATCTTATAGATATAAATTAATAAATTAATTTTAGCAATAAAAAATTCATTCAAAACGAATGAATTGAAATTATTTTTTGAATTATTTGTTTTTTGCTTGATTCATAGATTTCATAATTTGTCTAATTTGAGTTTCACTAGCTGTTCTACCCATTTGTTTAAACATAATACGAATCATTTTTTCGTTAATAGGTGGGTTTTCTCTAAGTTGTTGTTCAAACTTTTTCTTTGTAATAAAGAATGTTACAAGTGCTGCAGCAAGAGCTACTAAAATAACAACTCCAATAATCATACCTGCAAATGCACCATTTGACATTTCTACCATATTGCCTCCTTATGTATTTTTAAATTATATATTAGATTTATTAGTTAAAAAGCTTATTTTTAAGACTTTTTACTATTTATATTTAATTTCTTGATATCTATCTGGATTAAATTCTTTTAAAAAGGCTACTAGTAAATCTTTTGCAGCAAGTAAATCTGAAATAGCACATACTCCAATAGGTGAGTGAAGGTATCTTTGTGGAAGTGAAATCGTTAAAGTTGCAGCTCCTCCACGAGCATATTGTAATTCATGAGCATCAGTTCCTCCACCCATTGAAACAAATTTGTATGCTGGAATGTTGTATTTTTTAGCTACTGAAACAAATTCATTAATTAATCCTGTATCCATTAAGTTTCCACCATCTTTGATTCTAAGAGCAGCTCCTTTAAATAAAGCTGTAGTTCCAGGAATTGTTCCAATTGTATCATGTGAAGAAGTTGTATCAAGCGCAATAGCAACATCTGGATTAACAATTGAAACTGAAGTTTTAGCTCCACGAGTTCCAACTTCTTCTTGCACTGTTCCAACTAAATACAAGTCAACATCTAATTCTTCAGGTGCTATTTCTTGTGCTAAAGCTTCAAATACAGCTACTCCAGCTCTATTATCCATAGCTTTACCACCAATTAAATCTTCATTAGCAAATAAAATAGTTTCTCCACTCATTTGAACTCTATTTCCAATTTCCACCCCAGCATCCAAGGCTTCTTGTTCATTTTTGAATCCAAAGTCAGCATATAATTCATCATTACTAATTGCTTTAGAAACTTTTTCTCTTTCCATAATATGAATTGAAGTGTGTCCAAAAAGACCTAAATAAGTACCCTTTTCAGTAATTAATTTAGCTTTAGTTCCAACTACAGTTGTAGCTCAAATTCCTCCAATTGGACTAAGAAGTAATTGTCCACTTTTGTCGATTCTTCTTACGATATAACCAACTTCATCCATGTGTGCAGCTATCATAACTTTAGGTGCATTAGGATTTTTTGAAGGTTTATGAAAAATAATAGAACCCATTTTATCTCTGCTAACTTCATATCCTTTGATATTTTTTCTTAATTCATCAGCTACCGGTTCTTCATATCTAGACATAGCTTCAATTTCCATGTATTTTATTAATCTATTTTTGAATTCTTGATTAGTCATTTTTTATCCTTTCAAATAATGCTTTAATTATATCAAATAAGCTTAATATGTATCAGCATAATTAAGCTATTAAATAAGGTTTTTTCAGTACAAAATAAGCTGAAATGTAGTAATTTTATTTTAAAAATTTAATTTATTTTATACTGGTTAAAGATATGCTGGATTAGTTTAAAATCCCCAAATTTAAAAGTTTTTTTTAAAATTAATAAATTTGAATAAAACACGTAATTTTCTTTCTTTTAAATACTACTAAAAATCTTTTTAACTCTACCTCCTAGGCTCAAAAATCTTCCAAAATATATTCCCGATTATATATATATATATATATATATAATACCTACATGAAAAAATTTTTATTACTTTTAGGCGGAATTAGTTCTGCTGCTATATTACCTTTAAGCATGATAGCATGCAATAATGAACAAAAACCATCAGATGATAATAAAAAATGAGATAATGATGGTCAAAAGAATCCAGCTGATAGTGCTGGAAGCACAAATGGAGGAAGCAACCAAGAAATAGATAAACCTGCAAATCAAAATCCAGGAAATAGCAATGGTAGTGCTAATGGAGGAAATAATCAAGAAAGCCCTTCTACAAATGGAAGCGGACAAGAAGCACCAGTTGATAACATTAATGAAAAAGTTCAAAATAAAGCTGAAATGTTAAAATTTGCTAATGATTTAGAAACTGAATTATTCTCAAATCAAGACGAAAAATGACAAAAAGCTTGAGATGAAGTTTACCCTTTAAACCCTGATAAACATTTTCCAGCAAGCAATGTTGAATTTATCATTAATCACCTTAAAACTATTTGAGATAAAATAGCACCTTATGAAAAAACAAATCCTAGTTGATTTAAAAACTTTTCATATGAATATACGTTTGATGAATTTCACGATAAAAAACTAATAAATGATTTTTTATACAGCATAGCTAAAAATTCTACAATTACTCAAGTTTTACAAAGTGGACCAGATTTAGAAGGTGATTTAGCTAATTTTACAAAAACAGAATTAACAGGTCCTGATTTATTAACACTATACTTAGTAGATTGAACTGCAATTAAATCTATTCAAGACCACAATAAAGTTGACGAAAAGTAGTCAACTTTTTTCTTTTTTCTAAAGAAAAAAATCAGCTTTTTAGCAGTAGATATTAGATAATACACTATAATACAAATATGAAAAAAATATATCTTCACACAAATACAGAATACTCTTTTTTAAATTCAGCAATTCGTGTTCAAGAGCTTATTGCTTTAGCACAAAAAAATAAGATGGAATTTCTGCCTTTAACGGATATTGATAACTTATATGCGTTGCAATATTATTGAGAAATGCAAACTAATTATGGAATTAAACCACTAATTGGACTTGAACTAGATTTAGTTGAAAACTTTAGTGTATTTTTACTAGCTAAAAATAATGCTGGATACATATTTTTAAATGATTTAATTTACAAAAGAACTCAAGGACAAGACATTTCTTATTATGAATTAGAAAATGAAAATGTTTATGTTATTGATCATGAATTTAAAGGATTAAAAGCTAAAAATATTACAGTTAAAAATTATTTAAGTAATTTTTATTTAAATAATAAAAAACAACAAGAAATCCAAACACTTTGAGCCCCATGTAAAAAAGTTCTTACACAAGAGCAAAATGAATTAATTCCTATTTTAAATGCAATTGGTAATATCGAATACACTCAACATTATTACTCTGATTATTTAGACGAGGATGATTTTGCTAATGTTGATGAAACTGTAGCACAATTAACTGAGCAAATAGCCCTTAGCTGTAATGTTATAATGCCGGATAAAAGCATTAAATTAGCTAAGTTTGATGGGGATGTTAAAAAAGAATTAGCTAAATTGCTTTCAAATCAAAAAGCATTAGATTTAATTTATACCTTTGGTGAAGATGTAGTTAAACAAAGAGTTTATTATGAATTTGAAGTTATTAAAAACTTAGGATTTTTAGACTACTTTTTAATCATTCAAGACATTATTAATTATGCAAAATCACAAGGAATTGCTATCGGACCAGGAAGAGGTTCGGCTTCTGGTTCATTAATTTCTTATTTACTAGGAATTACTGATATTGATCCACTTGAATTTGATTTATTGTTTGAAAGATTCCTAAATAAAGACCGTGTTTCACTTCCTGATATTGATATTGATATTCAAGATAGTAGAAGAGATGAATTATTACAATATATCAAAAATAAATATGGTGAGCAAAATGTCGCTTTAATTTCAGTGTTTCAAACTTTAGCTTTAAAAAATTCATTAAGAGATATAGCAAGATACCTTAATATTCCTGTTAGTGAAATTGATAAGGTATGTAATACCTTAAAAAATACTGATACCTCTTTAGTTGAGGCTTATAAGAATAATGAAAAATATAAAAACTATGTTGATTTACATCCGAGATTACATTATTTAGCAAGCCAAATTGAAGGATTACCTCGTCAAGTTGGAATTCATGCTGCTGGGGTTATTATTTGTGATCGTCCAATAAAAGATGTTGTTCCAGTAACTTATAATGCTAATACCTTGCAGCAAGTGGAATTCACACTAAATTATTTAGAAAGATTTGGATTAATTAAAATTGATTTTTTAGGTCTTAAAAACTTAACTATTTTACAAGAAATTGAAGATATGATTCAACCACAATATCGTTTTGATAATTTAATTGGTAAAAGTTATTCTAAATTTTTAGACGCTGATGCAATTAAACTGCTAAATAATTTATTAACTAATGGTATTTTCCAATTAGAATCTCCCGGAATGCAAAATGCTATTAAAGAAGTTGGAATTGATTCATTTGATGATATTTATGCAATTATTTCACTCTTTAGACCTGGACCAATGCAATATATAGCTACATATGGTAGAAATAAACAAAATCCAAATAATATTGAAAAACTTCATCCATTGTATGATGAAATAGTTAAAAATACTTATGGAATAATTGTTTACCAAGAACAAATTATGCAAATAGCTCAAAAAGTTGCTGGAATGAGTTTTGCGCAAGCTGACCTTTTACGTAGAGCTATTTCTAAAAAAGATGAAGCTAAATTACATAGTTATAAAGCTGCATTTTTCCAAGGTGGATTACAAAATAATATACCTCTTAATGTACTAGAAGAAATTTATTCAAATATTGAAAAATTTGCTGCTTATGGATTTAATAAATCACATGCAGTTGCTTATGCATTAATTGCTTATAAACTTGCTTACTACAAAGCAAAATATCCATTAATTTTCTATAAAGTATTAATTTCAAACTCTTCTTCAGATCAACAAAATATTAAAAAATATGTTGCTGATGCTACAAATCAAGGCATAAAAGTTCATTCACCTGAAATTAATGTTTCTACTGATGTAGTTGAAATTGTAAATAATGAATTATATTTACCTATTTTAATGATTAAAGGTGTCGGTGGAGTAGCTGCTGGTAAAATTACTGAAGAAAGAAAAACTAATGGAACTTATAATAACTTTATTGAAGCATTTTTAAGACTTAGAAATATAGCTGGAATATCTGAAAGCGTAATTGATAATTTAATTAAAGCAAATGCTTTTAGAGAATTTGGTGGTATCGCTACTTTAATGAATGCAAAAGAAAAATACGCTAGTGTATTTAATGAATTATTTGAAACTTCATACAAAAAAGTTAAAGGTGATAAAAGTGCTTTACTACTTAACTTTATTAAAACCCAAAACATTGCTGATGTAGTTTTTGACCTAATTCCTACTGATGTAGCACTAGAAATGAAATATGAATCCGAATTATTAGGTGGTGTTTATAATGCTCTTAGTGGAATTGCAAATATTGAAGGATACAAAACTCTAGCTGATGTTAATGAGCATTCAACTTGAGTTAAATGTTACTTATCTAAAGTTCAAAAAGACGCAAAAGGTCGTCCAAGAGTTTCTCTAGTAGATAATTCAAAAAGCGTTTTAGCCTTTGGATTTAGTTCTAAAGCAAGCGAAATTTTAAACAACACTCAACCAAGAATGATAATAGCACTACTTAAACTAAATAAGGCTAATTATTATACTTTCATTGATTGAAAGGAAGAAAATAATAACAATGAATAAAAAAGAAAAACACTTACTAATAGATGGGAACTATTTAATGTTCCAATCTTTTTATGCTACATATTATGGTAATCCAACTAATATTATGCGTAGTTCTAAAGGAGTTCCAACTAATGGAATTAACTTATTTTTACATCAATTAATTAAATTAATTGACTTTTACAATCCTACTCATTTATATATAGCTTTTGACTCGCCAAAAAAAAGCTTTAGACATGATATTTATCAAGATTATAAAGCTGGTAGAACTAAAGCACCAGAAGAATTATTTGTTCAATTTAACTTAGTTAAAGAAATTTTAAAATCTTTAAATGTTAATTTCCAAGAAATGCCTGGATTTGAGGCTGATGATTTAATTGCAGCTTACTGTAAACAAGTAGCAGATGATCAATTCAAAATCATCTTTTCAAGAGATAAAGACTTACAACAATTAATTGATCAAAATACTGCAATAATTCAAAAAGATAGTAATAATTATTCTTTACTTACACTAGACAATTATTTCCAAATTTATGGATTTTTACCTTCTCAAGTAATTGATTATAAAGCTCTTGCTGGAGATAGTAGTGATAATTTACCTGGAGTTAAAGGAATTGGTGATAAAACTGCTGTTAGCTTAATTCAAAAATATGGATCAGTTCCTAATTTGTATCAAAATGAAGCTAATTGAAGTAATGATTTAACTAAAAGTGTAATTACTAAATTACAAAATGGTAAACAAGATGCACTATTTTGTTTACAAATGGCTACACTAAATCCTAATGTTACTGATTTTGATACTAATAAAGATGACTATGTAATTGATTTAGATATAGAAAATGCAATTATGCAACTAGAGGATTTAGAACTTAGATTTGTTTTAGCTAAATTAAAAGAATTAATATGATAGCAATAGTTGGAAAAATAGCTTCTGGTAAAACTACATTTTTAAAATCTTGTGCTTCGCTTGGATATTCAACTTTTTCTTGTGATGAATATGTAAATTATTTATATACTCAAAACAGTGATTTTATTAATAAAATTAAGCAAAATATTGGTGAATTTTTGATAAAAAATAACCAAGTTAGCAAGGATGAAATCAAAAAATGAATTCGTCAAGATTTGACTAATTTACAACTAATAGAAAAAGAGGTTTTTTTAGAGATAAAATCGCATTTACAACAGCATCAGTATGATTTTGTAGAAATACCAATTTTAGCTACAAAAATAGTAGATTTTTCGACTTTTTTCTCTTTAATTCTTAATATGCAAATTTCGCCTTCTCAGCATGAAAAATTGCTAAAAAATAAGGGTGTGGATAACTTTGTTTTAGAAATTTTATTAAACCAAAACGCCTATAATTGAGAGGAAAAAGATTTTTTTAGAAATAAAAAGGTTGTGAATATCCCCTTGAATAAACGTGATAATTTAGATAAAATTAAATTATTATTACACGAGATAAAGCAAACTATGTAAAATATAAGTACCAATATTTATTTTTAAATTTCAAGGAGCTAAAAATGGACTTACAATACAGTTATTTTGCAATCGAAAAAAGTAATGAAATCACTAATGATGATTTAGTTAATTTAAGAGAATTTTATGGTCCATTTTTAGGCTCAAATCCTATCTTTTTATATCACTATTTTTTAGATTACGTAAAAGACAGTAATTTTAAACGTTTTAATTATGATTTTGCTGCTTTAACCACCTTTTTAAACAGTGATTTAGATTCACTTTTAAAAGCTAGAAGACAACTTGAAGCTTGTGGTTTAATTAATTCATATGCTGATCATGAAAGAAAAATAATGATCTTTTCATTGCAAAAACCACTTAATGCTTTCGGATTTAAACAAAACCAATTGCTTTCAGATTTATTACGTAATCACATCGGTGAAGAAAACTATAAACACATGATAATTTCAAAAACACGTCCTTCAACTTATAAAGAAACTTACAATGTTGAAGACGTTTCTACTGATTTCTTCTCAGAATTCAATCACACAATTTCTGCACAAGTTAATAATACTTTTGTTGAAGATGTGATTAGAATTGGTAAAAGCAGAAAAAGTTCAATTCAAAACCAAAGATTTGATTTTGCAACTGCAACTAAACTTGAAATTGGTAAAATTAAATATCCAAATGAATATGAAGCTATTTTAAAATTAACTTCAATTCAATTTGCAGAACAATTAATTAATTCAGAACTTGATCAAAACACTTATGCAACTATTTCACAATGACAAGGCAAATTAAAAGATGATAAAGTGCTTAATTTAATTTTATTCCTTTCATTCTATCACTCAAAAAGAAATGATGGAAGACCTATTAAAGAATGATTAAAACATTCAGGAAGCATGATTAATGAAGTTATTCAAATGAATTTAACTGATTTTGAAATGGTTGAAAATTACTTTGATGGTAAATTAAAAAACACTTATGATTTAAAAGTGTTCCAAAAGAAAGAAATATTAAAAGCAGCTTTAAAATAAGGAGGCACAATGAGCTCAAAAGCTTCATTTAACTCACTACTTAGTCAAAACATTAGTAAAGAATCTTTAATTGCTCAAATTAAACAAGAACCTTTACTAGCTAAAGTTTTCAAAAAATTAAAAGTCTCAGATTTTGAAATCTGGGATTACTTTAATTTTTTTATAGATTATAAAAACCAATTGCAAAATCCAGATGCTTCACCTTATTTATATCAATTTTCTAGAGATGAAAATAATAAGTTACTAATCACCAAAAGCATTGCACATAATGCTAAAGGTGATAAATATCGTATGTTAAATAATATAATATTGCAACATATTTCTGAACCTTTTTACTCAGAAAATTTAAATGATTTAGATATTGATGATAATTTATATTATGATTTAGCCGGTATTAAAATTGAAATTTTATTAGCACTGCAAAAGAAAGATTTTAATCCTTTATATGGAGTTTATTTCCATGGACCAGCAAATAGTTATCGGGTAAAATACCTTTCAGCTTTAGCTAATACTTTTGCTTTAAACGATGTAGCAGTGACATACATGGATTTAAATCAATTAGATGAATGAGTTAAAAATTT
The DNA window shown above is from Mycoplasma seminis and carries:
- a CDS encoding TrkH family potassium uptake protein, whose amino-acid sequence is MKRLKYNFKSKLASSKFIQSLIRFWRWKSNVSKLKYLLFVYFIIVLVSSLLLYSPWTQVSTAERISYIDAVFTTASAFSDTGLVVTDTFKQWNDFGQALIAILILSGGIGIFALKFFIITYIFRRKSSSLAEIKLVQSERGGTDIAKTSQLIISSIKFLFVCIFIFSIILTLYFYYAEPIHTKGMDEMIKNGDLEFVSPRGNIQLALKFGIFHTISAINNAGFDIMSNRSLMPYYQNYFLQISFIILLVIGGLGYPTIYDVSCYMKHKIRREKARYHFSLFTKVSLVTYLLVFLVGFLISIGFEASSTNAYSLWNQYYVPEKIQLNDINGQEIDLSSSYNQWSLLKDKKLASEATIENWKYLKPYIDNGYLYGNGFDKTFATLFTALSTRSAGFATVNIKHFTQGSTFVFIFMMIIGAAPASTGGGIRTTTFALIIAGIIRVLFGIPRVRLFKRAVNQETVNMSSQVLAIAFVLIALASLVMFSSFADYGGSVKSLLGARNANEGFTTQNIVFEVASAFGTTGLTSGITSQLNTVSKIALIIVMFIGQFGISSTLLVWKRKKNWKRTYEYVDADIAIG
- a CDS encoding potassium channel family protein, which codes for MKLKYKNDIVVIGTGRFGQAVIEQLLKLERNVLILDKDSENTKLFADEVDRIIIGDAADTRTLKSIGIDQMETVVVAVSDNIEIVAALLELKVKNIIARATSKRHARVLKQIGVDVIIRPEYESGIRAALIATNSNFIRYSQNLQEIGGNFVIGSTKVNNEQLENQRIKDLKLSQMGITIVLIKSGNTFKRATGDAIIQIGDIVTIIGEVANVTNALEWLNDKDETKVEEIQQPKKLGTK
- a CDS encoding YneF family protein; this encodes MVEMSNGAFAGMIIGVVILVALAAALVTFFITKKKFEQQLRENPPINEKMIRIMFKQMGRTASETQIRQIMKSMNQAKNK
- the gyrA gene encoding DNA gyrase subunit A, which codes for MNEKDKILENEEKKVTIQEDTEFEYEENNTMIFRKKKEVVVEEDEEEVPQENDEYVVESQIITEPTEGLHPVVIDNEMKQSFLEYSMSVIVSRALPDARDGLKPVHRRILYDMSELGITPGSQHRKSARIVGDVLGKYHPHGDASVYEAMVRMAQDFSMRYPLVDGHGNFGSIDGDAAAAMRYTEARMAKIATEMLEGIKKDTVDFVDNYDGSEQEPTVLPCRFPNLLVSGSSGIAVGMATEIPPHNLGETIDATIALAKNPDITIKELMQYIKGPDFPTGAIILGTKGIQEAYETGKGSIPVRSKCEVIEQSNGKSKIIIREIPYAIKKTTIIEKIAELHKAKVIEGIVDLRDESNREGIRLVIDVKKGVNPHILLNKLYQKSNIQSTFNFNLVAIVNNEPRTLNLKEALEVFIQHQKEVVTRRLKFDLNKAEERAHILDGLKIAVSNIDEVVAIIKKSKTDADAQSALAQRFNLSERQTKAILEMRLSRLTGLSIEKMDAEIAELKAEIAHYKEILASEEKLIDQIVSELEEVKEKYNDPRRTVIDASAIGIISDEDLIPEREIVITMSSKGYVKRMDLDEYNTQRRGGMGSISMKTYDDDDIAMIIHASTHTDLLLFSNYGKVYNLRGHQIPEGSKQSKGLPFINIIQGLDAENGEKIVSILNIDSYGQNQYLATVTKQGMFKKSELSLFSNIRKNGLIAFKLREGDQLVRAFVIDENDAVLIANNVKNVVMFKSDDVRPLGRSSLGVKGIKLEQGQEVISASADNEGEYVLTLGERGFGKLTAKEQFRLTNRGVKGVTGINSEKAGKLVFARFVNITDELLVITSSGVTIRTNIDQISEASRNTKGVKIINLKDGDSIVDVEVIKQ